The genomic segment GCAGCTCCTGGTAAGTTCTGCCAGGCAGGGCCTAAGAGCACAGGCGATCCGGTCCTGCTCCTCCTTCCTGCCAGGGCCATCTGCAGCTGGGGCCGGAAAGCCCCCAAGGCACCTAGACTTCAACTTCCAGAGGGTCTTCCTCACTGTCCTGTCCCTCAGGCCGCTCGGCAGAAGTTGGTTGTGCCAGGGCCAACTGAGACAGCTTTGCAGCCTTCTGCTCCAAGCTCTGCTTCCGCCACTTAATTCTTCTGTTTTGGAACCACACCTTcacctgcagggagggagggagggagggagggagggcaaaatCACCCAACATTAGAACGGCCAAGTATGAGAGCCAGCCGGGTCCACAGAACGCTTTGCTCCACTTTGACCTGGCCAGGTGACCCTTCTCAGCCCACCCGCATCTCTCTCTGATGCCctcagggtttatttatttataatgcaaTTTCTTATCTGCCCTCTCTCTGTAGGCGCAGAGCAGAGTACTTCATAGCAGACATCAAAAACTAAAGGACACACAAAACCATAAACAATACATTGAATTAAACTTCCAGTGGCAGCTGCTGGCCAGTGACAAAGCAGCAGGAGAGCTGAGATCTGGGAGATCCCAGGACATGTTCTCTCCTCTCTagggcagcagccccccccccctccctggctccgTCATGCAGAACTGGACTCTCCTGGTGGGGCCAGCCACAAAGAGcggctcagggggaggggggctgtgctgTTCCGTGGAGGTTATGCCCCCAAGGGGGGCAAGGTCCTTACCAGGTTGTTAACACAATGTTTCTatgacagggatggccaaactgtggctctccagatgtccgtggctggggctcatgggaattgtagtccatggccgtctggagaaccacagtttggctacccctatcCTATGCTGTCGCCTCATTTTAACCTGTAAGATGCACGTCTCTAGAGAGGTGGCAGACATATGCCCATAGCACACCGTGTGAATGCCATTAATGAATGGAAGCCACCTGGGCTAGGCTGCctctccctctcagcctcaccttccccaTCGGCAATGTTGAGTGATAACACTGTCCCGCCGCAAAGGGCCACGAGAAGCATCACAACAAATGCCCAGGAGCCCCCTGTACAAGAGAGGCATCTGGACTGTGTTCTCTTTAGCAAGCAATGCAGAATGTGTAGCAACTGCAGCAAGAAGGGGGGTGACACACTCCTCTTCCAgttactgtgccccccccctatGGCAACAGATCTTTTATGTCCAAGGCAGGGGACACCCCTCCACCCTTTACCTGGGTCTCAGTGAGGCTCAGCGTGGCAGCCAGATCCACCCGCTCGGTGCCCACCATGTACTGCTGCTTGAGGAACTCTTTCTCCAGCCGCTCCAGCTGCTCCGGAGTAAAGACCGTGCGAACCCTCTTCATCTTGCAGGGACCCCCGGACCGCCACGG from the Paroedura picta isolate Pp20150507F chromosome 10, Ppicta_v3.0, whole genome shotgun sequence genome contains:
- the LOC143819577 gene encoding homeobox protein notochord-like; translated protein: MKRVRTVFTPEQLERLEKEFLKQQYMVGTERVDLAATLSLTETQVKVWFQNRRIKWRKQSLEQKAAKLSQLALAQPTSAERPEGQDSEEDPLEVEV